From a single Okeanomitos corallinicola TIOX110 genomic region:
- the glcD gene encoding glycolate oxidase subunit GlcD — MLTQEKTQINWKPIIKKFIAVLGEKGVVQRKEELLTYECDGLTSYRQQPPVAVLPRTTEQVAEIVKICNQYSVPFIARGSGTGLSGGALPSTDSVLIVTSLMRQILKIDLENQRVVVQPGIINSWVTQAVSGAGFYFAPDPSSQIICSIGGNIAENSGGVHCLKYGVTTNHVLGLKIVLPDGSIADIGGQIPEMPGYDLTGVFVGSEGTLGIATEITLKILKTAESICVLLADFTSVEAAAASVSDIISAGIIPGGMEMMDNISINAVEDVVATNCYPRDAEAILLVEIDGLEVEVAANKKLVAEICKQNGARNITSASDPETRLKLWKGRKAAFAAAGHISPDYYVQDGVIPRTQLPYVLNEIEAISQKYGYRIANVFHAGDGNLHPLILFDNSIPGELEKVEAAGGEILKLCVKVGGSISGEHGIGADKKCYMPDMFSDADLETMQWVRAVFNPQGLANPGKIFPTPRTCGEAAKVSSHQQFAGVDRF; from the coding sequence ATGCTAACCCAAGAAAAAACCCAAATCAATTGGAAACCCATCATCAAAAAATTCATCGCCGTCCTTGGTGAAAAAGGCGTAGTCCAACGCAAAGAAGAACTATTAACCTATGAATGTGACGGTTTAACCAGCTATCGTCAACAACCCCCAGTCGCAGTATTACCCCGCACTACCGAACAAGTAGCAGAAATTGTCAAAATCTGTAATCAATATTCCGTTCCTTTCATCGCTAGAGGTTCAGGAACAGGTTTATCAGGTGGTGCTTTACCATCAACAGATTCAGTTTTAATAGTCACATCTTTAATGCGGCAAATTCTCAAAATTGACTTAGAAAATCAACGTGTAGTTGTCCAACCAGGGATAATAAATAGTTGGGTAACACAAGCGGTTAGCGGTGCTGGTTTCTATTTTGCACCAGACCCTTCTAGTCAAATTATCTGTTCAATTGGTGGCAATATTGCCGAAAATTCTGGGGGTGTTCATTGTTTAAAATATGGTGTCACAACTAATCATGTTTTAGGTTTAAAAATTGTGCTTCCTGATGGTTCAATTGCTGATATTGGGGGACAAATTCCCGAAATGCCTGGTTATGATTTAACAGGTGTATTTGTAGGTTCAGAAGGAACTTTAGGAATTGCGACGGAAATCACTTTAAAAATTCTCAAAACTGCTGAATCAATTTGTGTTTTATTAGCAGATTTTACCAGTGTGGAAGCTGCCGCCGCTAGTGTTTCTGATATTATTAGTGCGGGGATTATTCCTGGTGGGATGGAAATGATGGATAATATTAGTATTAACGCTGTAGAAGATGTTGTTGCTACTAATTGTTATCCCCGTGATGCAGAGGCAATTTTGTTAGTAGAAATTGATGGTTTAGAAGTAGAAGTTGCAGCTAATAAAAAGCTTGTAGCAGAAATTTGTAAACAGAATGGGGCGCGAAATATTACTTCTGCCTCTGACCCAGAAACGCGGTTAAAATTATGGAAAGGTAGAAAGGCAGCTTTTGCAGCAGCAGGACATATCAGCCCTGATTATTATGTCCAAGATGGGGTAATTCCTCGGACGCAATTACCCTATGTTTTGAATGAAATTGAAGCTATAAGTCAAAAATACGGTTATAGAATTGCTAATGTATTTCATGCGGGAGATGGTAATTTACATCCTTTGATTTTATTTGATAATTCTATTCCTGGAGAGTTGGAGAAGGTGGAAGCAGCAGGGGGTGAAATTCTCAAATTATGTGTAAAAGTGGGTGGTAGTATTTCCGGTGAACATGGCATTGGTGCAGATAAAAAATGTTATATGCCAGATATGTTTAGTGATGCAGATTTGGAAACTATGCAATGGGTAAGGGCAGTTTTTAATCCTCAAGGTTTAGCTAACCCTGGGAAAATTTTTCCCACACCGCGTACCTGTGGGGAAGCTGCTAAAGTTTCATCACATCAACAATTTGCTGGGGTGGATAGGTTTTAA
- the msrB gene encoding peptide-methionine (R)-S-oxide reductase MsrB yields MDKRHFLQIGAVLLGTAFFSRYINGSSEPMASADTKFEVTKTDAEWKTILTQEQFDVLRKHGTERAHTSPLDKTYDAGTYVCAGCGQALFTSDTKFDSRTGWPSFFQPIEGAIGTTVDRSFFMTRTEVHCSRCGGHLGHVFNDGPKPTGLRYCMNGVSLKFEPA; encoded by the coding sequence ATGGACAAACGTCATTTTTTACAAATTGGTGCTGTATTACTCGGCACTGCCTTTTTTTCACGTTATATCAATGGGAGTTCGGAACCTATGGCATCTGCGGATACTAAGTTTGAAGTTACTAAGACTGATGCGGAATGGAAGACGATTTTGACGCAAGAACAGTTTGATGTTCTACGTAAACATGGCACTGAACGCGCCCATACTAGCCCGTTAGATAAAACTTATGACGCTGGTACTTATGTCTGTGCTGGGTGTGGACAGGCTTTGTTTACCTCGGATACTAAATTTGACAGTCGGACTGGTTGGCCTAGCTTTTTTCAACCGATTGAGGGGGCAATTGGCACGACTGTAGACCGTTCTTTCTTCATGACTAGAACTGAAGTTCATTGTAGCCGTTGTGGTGGGCATTTGGGTCATGTTTTCAATGATGGCCCCAAACCTACTGGTTTACGTTACTGTATGAATGGTGTTTCTTTGAAATTTGAACCTGCTTAA
- a CDS encoding cation:proton antiporter has translation MEHEYSLVLDLTIVLVATALGGLLANRLKQPVILGYLTSGFVVGPFGFKLLNNATEIKSLAEIGVAFLLFALGVEFSLTELKRVKKIALPGSLLQIGLTIILVTLVTVITGWANNFQQGIFLGAVLSLSSTAVVLKTLSESGETNTMHGQIMLAILIAQDLALGLMLAIFPAMNQSGNIAAALGTALIKIVLFVGVALILSRWIVPQLISIFAATESNELFLLGVIGLCLGVALTTAALGLSIAMGAFVAGLMISEVDYADQALAKILPLRDTFSSLFFASIGMLIDPTILINNLGVILGLVTLVMIGKAAIILCIVLGFGYSLKNGILVSFGINQIGEFSFVLALLGLRLNLISQQTYFLLLGTTAITLVLTPFWLKAAPGIAVKLNRIPWLINFLQRFSTNQTLSIPETINNHVVVAGYGRVGQVIVKILQSQQYPVLVIENSEASVQRLRMHNIPYIFGDADSELLLEKAHLDKAKALAIALPDPASTRLLLRNALAIAPNLDVIARSHTDKEIDFLTQMGAKEVVQPEFEAALELGNHLLKTLGETESYILTVLKAIRTDQYLSIRPERE, from the coding sequence ATGGAACATGAATATAGTTTAGTCCTAGATTTAACCATTGTCCTAGTAGCTACCGCATTAGGAGGACTACTAGCAAACCGTTTAAAACAACCTGTAATATTAGGTTATTTAACTAGCGGCTTTGTAGTTGGTCCCTTTGGTTTTAAATTACTCAATAATGCCACAGAGATTAAATCCTTAGCAGAAATAGGAGTAGCTTTTTTACTCTTTGCTTTAGGTGTAGAATTTTCCTTAACGGAACTAAAAAGAGTTAAGAAAATCGCCTTACCAGGGAGTTTATTACAAATCGGTTTAACAATTATTCTCGTTACCTTAGTAACAGTAATTACAGGTTGGGCTAATAATTTTCAGCAGGGAATTTTTCTCGGTGCTGTTTTATCTCTTTCTTCCACCGCAGTAGTTTTAAAAACACTCTCAGAAAGCGGTGAAACTAACACCATGCACGGGCAAATAATGTTAGCAATTTTAATCGCCCAAGATTTAGCATTAGGCTTAATGTTGGCCATATTTCCAGCAATGAACCAATCAGGAAATATAGCTGCCGCTTTAGGAACTGCTTTAATTAAAATCGTTTTATTTGTGGGAGTGGCATTAATTTTAAGTCGGTGGATAGTTCCCCAATTGATCTCTATTTTCGCAGCCACAGAAAGTAATGAATTATTTCTATTGGGAGTCATTGGTTTATGTCTGGGAGTTGCTTTAACCACCGCTGCATTAGGTCTTTCTATTGCAATGGGAGCATTTGTCGCCGGGTTGATGATTTCAGAAGTTGATTATGCTGATCAAGCTTTAGCTAAGATTTTACCTTTACGAGATACCTTTTCTAGTCTATTTTTTGCCTCCATTGGAATGTTAATTGATCCTACTATTCTCATTAATAATTTAGGAGTCATTTTAGGATTAGTGACTTTAGTGATGATAGGTAAAGCCGCCATTATTTTATGTATTGTCTTAGGATTTGGCTACTCTTTAAAAAATGGTATTTTAGTCAGTTTTGGTATTAATCAAATTGGAGAATTTTCTTTTGTATTAGCTTTATTAGGTTTAAGGTTAAATCTGATTTCTCAACAAACCTATTTTTTATTATTGGGAACAACAGCAATTACCTTAGTTTTAACTCCGTTTTGGCTTAAAGCTGCACCAGGAATAGCTGTAAAATTAAATCGCATACCTTGGTTAATCAACTTTTTGCAAAGATTTTCGACAAATCAAACTTTATCTATCCCAGAAACTATTAATAATCATGTAGTGGTAGCTGGTTATGGTAGAGTTGGACAGGTGATTGTCAAAATTTTACAAAGTCAACAATATCCCGTTTTAGTCATTGAAAATAGTGAAGCATCAGTGCAAAGATTAAGGATGCACAATATACCTTATATTTTTGGTGATGCAGACTCAGAATTACTATTAGAAAAAGCCCATTTAGACAAGGCGAAAGCTTTAGCAATTGCCCTTCCAGACCCTGCCAGCACCAGGTTACTGCTCAGAAATGCCCTAGCAATAGCACCTAATTTAGATGTCATTGCTCGTTCCCATACTGACAAGGAAATTGATTTTCTCACCCAAATGGGTGCAAAGGAAGTAGTACAACCTGAATTTGAAGCAGCATTAGAATTAGGCAATCATTTACTGAAAACTTTGGGAGAAACGGAAAGTTACATTCTCACAGTGCTTAAAGCTATTCGTACAGATCAATATTTAAGCATTAGGCCAGAAAGAGAATAG
- a CDS encoding response regulator, with product MVNMQIVEFNKLIKELIKELSLCRKFKYTGELNIKNNQGRTWIFYYQYGQVVWATGGKHPYRRLCRNILQYSPQVDISNSKYFTENILVDYWDYLVLKTLYANQDISKPDINNIVKSTISEVLFDIFQHINSSSLSFDKNQELLLKPSFSSIDINTLVSQVGESLYKWKEAGLEGICPELVPVLQQPEQLKQQVTPLVYQNLQRLINGKNTLWEISVKMKKNIVQITRSLLPYIRQNIINLIEVPDLPLPTNKIKKISQFKVAKNTNVPLIACIDDSPQICQILDQIITAHGMRFIGIEHPLQALPILIENKPDLIFLDLVMPVVSGYEVCEQLRRCSYFTKTPIVILTGNDGVFDRVRSRVFGATEFITKPVESEKIIRVVDKYLQPKTRVTNFSNSVFSYQNL from the coding sequence ATGGTTAATATGCAAATAGTTGAGTTCAATAAACTGATTAAGGAATTGATTAAAGAACTTAGTCTATGTAGAAAATTTAAGTATACAGGAGAGTTAAATATTAAAAATAACCAGGGACGAACTTGGATATTTTATTATCAATATGGTCAGGTAGTTTGGGCAACAGGGGGTAAACATCCCTATCGTCGGCTGTGTAGAAATATTCTTCAATATTCTCCCCAAGTTGATATTAGTAACAGCAAGTATTTTACTGAAAATATATTGGTAGATTATTGGGATTATTTAGTGTTAAAGACATTATATGCTAACCAAGACATTTCCAAACCAGATATCAATAATATCGTTAAAAGTACAATTTCAGAAGTTTTGTTTGACATATTTCAACACATTAATTCATCATCTCTTAGCTTTGATAAAAACCAAGAACTGTTATTAAAACCATCATTTTCATCTATAGATATCAATACTCTTGTCAGCCAGGTAGGAGAATCTTTGTATAAGTGGAAAGAGGCTGGTTTAGAAGGAATTTGTCCTGAATTAGTGCCAGTTTTACAGCAACCAGAACAACTCAAACAGCAAGTTACTCCATTAGTTTACCAAAATTTGCAAAGACTCATTAATGGTAAAAATACCCTCTGGGAAATATCAGTTAAAATGAAGAAGAATATTGTACAAATCACTCGTTCTTTACTTCCTTATATTCGACAAAACATTATCAATTTGATAGAAGTACCTGATTTACCATTACCCACAAACAAGATTAAGAAAATATCTCAATTTAAAGTGGCCAAAAACACTAATGTTCCACTAATAGCTTGTATAGATGATAGTCCTCAAATTTGCCAAATATTAGATCAGATTATTACTGCTCATGGAATGAGATTTATTGGTATTGAACATCCCCTGCAAGCTTTACCAATTTTGATTGAGAATAAGCCCGATTTAATTTTTCTGGATTTAGTTATGCCTGTGGTTAGTGGTTATGAGGTGTGTGAGCAACTACGACGTTGTTCTTATTTTACTAAAACTCCAATAGTAATATTAACTGGTAATGATGGTGTTTTTGATCGGGTACGTTCTCGGGTGTTTGGGGCAACAGAATTTATAACTAAACCTGTAGAATCTGAAAAGATAATTAGAGTAGTGGATAAGTATTTACAGCCTAAAACAAGAGTTACTAATTTTTCTAACTCTGTGTTTTCTTATCAGAATTTATAA
- a CDS encoding YdcF family protein: MYFILPLLLWLGYTEVQSLFVHPQAVLVLGGSTKNLEREKFTADFAKKHPDIPVWITGGSPPNYTKEVFTKAGVDPKRLYLDYEAVDTVTNFTTLVDELQSRGIKSVYLITSDFHMRRACVIGEIVLGSRGIDFKAVSVPSTTSQEPIEKSIRDGARAIIWLATGYTGAENLQR, translated from the coding sequence ATGTATTTTATTCTACCCCTATTACTGTGGTTAGGATATACAGAAGTACAAAGCCTGTTTGTACATCCCCAAGCCGTATTAGTTTTAGGCGGTTCGACTAAAAATTTAGAAAGGGAGAAATTTACAGCGGATTTTGCTAAGAAGCATCCCGATATACCTGTATGGATTACTGGAGGTAGTCCACCTAATTATACAAAAGAAGTATTCACTAAAGCTGGAGTTGATCCCAAACGCTTGTACTTAGACTATGAAGCCGTAGATACGGTAACAAATTTTACTACCCTAGTGGATGAATTACAATCACGGGGTATAAAAAGTGTTTATTTAATTACTTCTGATTTTCATATGCGTCGCGCTTGTGTGATTGGTGAAATTGTTTTAGGTAGTCGAGGTATTGATTTTAAAGCAGTATCTGTTCCCTCAACCACCTCTCAAGAACCTATTGAAAAATCAATCCGTGATGGAGCTAGAGCTATTATCTGGTTAGCTACAGGTTACACAGGTGCAGAAAATCTTCAAAGGTGA
- a CDS encoding tocopherol cyclase family protein — protein MNILQNFFNTSQTPHSGYHWDQTNRRFFEGWYYRVTLPEICQTFAFMYSIEDPIGGKADSGGAAQVLGPNDEYLCRTFPDVNKFWASREALALGHWGKTNLQISPLYLLPSEFTHHIQEGYQATATLNQGIITDPGTGNYCQWQYEIKPVYAWGNQNSLQQSTAGWLSFSQIFEPGWQILMAHGLASGWIDWNGKKYEFTNAPAYGEKNWGGAFPQKWFWLNCNAFKNDPDLALTAGGGRRGVLWWMESVAMIGIHYQGKFYEFVPWNSQVSWQIQPWGKWQMQAKNQDYQVELIGTTDLPGTPLRAPTNKGLTICCQDTMQGKLELTLRKLNGSKSQIILQAYSDVCGLEIGGDGWENSWHSD, from the coding sequence ATGAATATTCTTCAAAACTTTTTTAACACATCGCAAACACCCCACAGTGGCTATCATTGGGATCAAACAAATCGTCGTTTTTTTGAAGGTTGGTACTATCGGGTAACATTACCAGAAATTTGCCAAACCTTTGCATTTATGTACTCCATTGAAGATCCCATTGGTGGTAAAGCTGATAGTGGTGGTGCAGCCCAAGTCCTCGGTCCCAATGATGAATATCTGTGTCGGACATTTCCCGATGTGAACAAATTTTGGGCGAGTCGAGAAGCCTTAGCTTTAGGACATTGGGGAAAAACCAACTTGCAAATTTCTCCCCTCTATCTCCTTCCCAGTGAATTTACTCATCATATCCAAGAAGGCTATCAAGCTACAGCTACCTTAAATCAAGGCATTATCACTGATCCCGGTACTGGTAATTACTGTCAATGGCAGTATGAAATTAAACCTGTTTACGCTTGGGGTAATCAAAATAGTCTCCAGCAATCAACCGCTGGCTGGTTATCATTTTCACAGATTTTTGAACCAGGTTGGCAGATTTTAATGGCTCATGGTTTAGCCAGCGGTTGGATAGACTGGAATGGTAAAAAATATGAATTTACAAATGCCCCAGCTTATGGAGAAAAAAATTGGGGTGGTGCATTTCCTCAAAAATGGTTTTGGTTAAACTGTAACGCGTTCAAAAACGACCCTGATTTAGCCTTAACTGCTGGTGGTGGTAGGCGTGGAGTTTTGTGGTGGATGGAATCTGTAGCCATGATTGGTATCCATTACCAAGGAAAATTCTATGAATTTGTTCCCTGGAATTCACAGGTCAGTTGGCAAATTCAACCTTGGGGTAAATGGCAAATGCAAGCCAAAAATCAAGATTATCAAGTGGAACTCATTGGCACTACGGATTTACCAGGTACACCTTTACGCGCACCTACAAACAAAGGCTTAACCATTTGTTGTCAAGATACCATGCAAGGTAAACTAGAATTAACATTACGCAAATTAAATGGCAGCAAATCTCAAATTATTCTCCAAGCATATAGCGACGTTTGTGGTTTAGAAATAGGTGGAGATGGTTGGGAAAATAGTTGGCACTCTGACTAA
- a CDS encoding mechanosensitive ion channel family protein — translation MKADISVFWHKAQEMLKGLMALLPNIILALIVFTIFVHIGSAIKRLVKHLTRHYRYARNLGMVLGRLAQGTTVLVGLFISLSIVIPSLKAGDLVQLLGISGVAIGFAFRDILQNFLAGILILLTEPFQINDQIVFKGFEGTVENIQTRATIIKTYDGRRIVIPNSELFTNAVTVNTAFENRRLEYDIGVGYGDDIEWTKQLMMEVLLSLDVVLKNPAPDVLVMELAESAVKIRIRWWIKPPRRSDALDARDKVISAIKQKLYVENGIDLPYPTTQILFHDQTEATDGDRSSQREGWPAEKAHISKSISIGHAQRKFIEVQHDHNKLVNRKNYL, via the coding sequence ATGAAAGCAGATATTTCTGTATTTTGGCACAAAGCCCAGGAAATGCTGAAAGGATTGATGGCTCTGTTACCTAATATAATTTTAGCGTTAATAGTCTTTACAATTTTTGTTCATATTGGCAGTGCAATTAAAAGATTAGTTAAACATTTAACTCGTCATTATCGCTATGCACGCAATTTAGGAATGGTATTGGGAAGATTGGCACAAGGTACTACTGTGTTAGTAGGATTATTCATATCTCTGTCAATAGTTATTCCCTCACTTAAAGCAGGAGATTTAGTACAATTATTAGGAATTAGTGGGGTAGCAATTGGTTTTGCTTTTCGAGATATTTTGCAAAACTTTTTAGCAGGTATTTTGATTTTATTAACAGAACCTTTTCAAATTAATGACCAAATTGTTTTTAAGGGTTTTGAAGGCACAGTCGAAAATATTCAAACAAGAGCAACAATCATTAAGACTTATGATGGTAGGAGAATTGTTATTCCTAATTCTGAGTTATTTACTAATGCTGTAACTGTCAATACTGCTTTTGAAAACCGCCGTTTAGAGTATGATATCGGAGTTGGTTATGGTGATGATATTGAATGGACAAAGCAGTTAATGATGGAAGTTTTACTTAGTTTAGATGTGGTTTTAAAAAATCCAGCACCTGATGTATTAGTAATGGAATTAGCTGAGAGTGCAGTTAAAATTCGTATTCGTTGGTGGATTAAACCACCTCGTAGGTCAGATGCTTTAGATGCAAGAGATAAGGTAATCTCAGCAATTAAACAAAAGTTATATGTAGAAAATGGTATAGATTTACCTTATCCAACCACACAAATTTTATTTCATGATCAAACAGAAGCAACAGACGGAGATAGATCCAGTCAAAGGGAGGGTTGGCCAGCAGAAAAAGCTCACATTTCCAAATCAATAAGTATTGGTCATGCTCAGAGAAAATTCATAGAAGTACAACATGATCATAACAAATTAGTTAACAGAAAAAATTATTTATAA
- a CDS encoding DUF2254 domain-containing protein, with the protein MKNIKLNKLWDALHSSYWFLPSVMVTLGICLVIIMLFIDHQVNFSSIGLIYSGDAEGARGVLSVIASSMVSVTATAFSITIVALQLASRNFGPRLLRNFMRDTGNQIVLGSFLSTFIYSLLILRSIYDKEDDLFIPNLSITVGILLSLVSIGVLIYFIHHASTIIQSSHVLESVSQDLYESINRLFPEKIGHDQKYIQHNSINSDRDINIDFNSQSFPVTANKNGYLQLIDDDRLIKIARDYQIIIYIQAKPGEFIISDSVLAVVFPADKVNHKLSTIIQKIFILGKERTNQQDIEFPILQLVEIALRAISPAVNDPFTAIYVIDRLCAGLCQLVQREFPSACRYDQDHKLRVIVKPVSFAKLLNDAFEQIRQNLHSQTAVTIHLLEAIATIASFTQNSHYHALLRHHADMIKNSSQKSLPASEDFKNVQQSYDCVIQTLSENL; encoded by the coding sequence ATGAAAAATATCAAACTAAACAAACTTTGGGATGCTCTACATTCTAGTTATTGGTTTTTACCAAGTGTGATGGTAACATTGGGCATCTGTTTGGTGATCATCATGTTATTTATTGATCATCAAGTCAACTTTAGCAGTATAGGTTTAATTTACTCTGGTGACGCAGAAGGAGCTAGAGGGGTATTATCTGTGATTGCTTCTTCAATGGTAAGTGTTACTGCTACAGCTTTTTCTATTACTATTGTCGCTCTCCAACTAGCATCCCGCAATTTTGGTCCCCGACTGTTGCGTAATTTTATGCGCGATACTGGTAATCAAATTGTTTTGGGTTCTTTCCTGTCTACTTTTATTTATTCCTTACTGATTCTTAGAAGTATTTACGACAAAGAAGATGATTTATTCATTCCCAATCTATCAATAACAGTCGGTATTTTATTGTCTCTTGTAAGTATTGGTGTGCTAATTTATTTTATTCATCATGCCTCGACTATTATTCAATCTTCTCATGTTTTAGAAAGTGTGAGCCAGGATTTATACGAATCTATTAATAGACTATTTCCTGAGAAAATTGGTCATGATCAAAAATATATTCAACATAACTCAATTAATAGTGATAGAGATATTAATATTGATTTTAATTCCCAATCTTTCCCTGTCACAGCTAATAAAAATGGTTATTTACAACTCATTGATGATGATAGATTGATCAAAATTGCTCGTGATTATCAAATAATTATTTATATTCAAGCTAAACCAGGAGAATTTATTATTAGTGATTCTGTATTAGCGGTGGTTTTTCCTGCTGATAAAGTAAATCATAAACTGAGTACAATAATTCAAAAGATTTTTATTTTAGGTAAAGAACGTACTAATCAACAAGATATAGAATTTCCGATTTTACAATTGGTGGAAATTGCCTTGCGTGCTATTTCTCCAGCTGTTAATGATCCATTCACAGCTATTTATGTGATTGATAGACTATGTGCGGGATTGTGCCAATTAGTACAAAGGGAATTTCCTTCAGCTTGTCGCTATGATCAGGATCATAAACTCCGAGTCATAGTTAAACCAGTTAGTTTTGCAAAATTGTTAAATGATGCTTTTGAGCAAATTCGGCAAAATTTACATTCCCAGACCGCAGTAACCATCCATTTGTTAGAAGCGATCGCCACTATAGCTAGTTTTACTCAAAATAGTCACTACCATGCACTGCTACGCCATCATGCTGATATGATCAAAAATAGTAGCCAAAAAAGTCTACCAGCATCGGAAGACTTTAAAAATGTGCAGCAATCTTATGATTGTGTAATCCAAACTCTATCAGAAAATTTGTGA